Part of the Schaalia odontolytica genome is shown below.
ACGCCGCCGCGGTTGCCGCCCGGGCCACATCGATTAACTGACGATCATCGTCGAGAAAGAGAGACATCATGAGTAACGCCCCCGAGGTACGCGGCCTCTTCCTGAAGGCCCTCGGCCGCCCGGTCATCGTGGCACCCAGCGACGCCGAGCCGACCGTCACCTTCGACGGCCCGCTCACCGAGGTGTGCCCCTGTTCCCTGAAGGAGACGGAGCTTCCCGTCGTCGTGCGCGCTGGTGAAGAGACCTTCGAGGTTCGCGCCACCGCCACCGGCGAGCGGGCCATCAACGGCCGCGTCGCCCTCGTGACGGGTGGCGCCCAGGGATTCGGCGCGGAGATCGCGCGCGGCCTGGTGGACGCCGGATGCTTCGTGTACGTCGCCGACCTGAACGGTGAGGGCGCCGCAGCCAAGGCGGCCGAGCTCGGCGGCGAAGGCGTCGCCCACCCGATCACCGTCAACGTCGCCGACGAGGAGTCCGTCGCAGCGATGGCCACCGAGATCGAGCGCGTCACCGGCGGCCTCGACCTGGTCGTCTCTAACGCGGGCATCGTGCGGGCCGGCTCCGTCCTCGAACAGGACGCCTCCGCGTTCCGCCTGTCCACGGACATCAACTACGTGGCCTTCTTCCTGGTCACCAAGCACCTGGGCCAGCTCCTGGCCCGCCAGCACTCGACCGCCCCCGAGTGGCTGACCGACATCATCCAGATCAACTCCAAGTCCGGCCTGGTCGGCTCGAACAAGAACGCCGCCTACGCGGGTTCGAAGTTCGGCGGTATCGGCCTGGTCCAGTCCTTCGCCCTCGAGATGGTTGCTCACGGCGTGAAGGTCAACGCGATCTGCCCCGGCAACTTCTACGACGGCCCTCTCTGGTCCGACCCGGACCGTGGCCTCTTCGTTCAGTACCTGAACTCCGGCAAGGTCCCCGGTGCCAAGACGGTCGCCGACGTCAAGGAGTTCTACGAGGCGAAGGTCCCCATGCGCCGC
Proteins encoded:
- a CDS encoding SDR family NAD(P)-dependent oxidoreductase encodes the protein MSNAPEVRGLFLKALGRPVIVAPSDAEPTVTFDGPLTEVCPCSLKETELPVVVRAGEETFEVRATATGERAINGRVALVTGGAQGFGAEIARGLVDAGCFVYVADLNGEGAAAKAAELGGEGVAHPITVNVADEESVAAMATEIERVTGGLDLVVSNAGIVRAGSVLEQDASAFRLSTDINYVAFFLVTKHLGQLLARQHSTAPEWLTDIIQINSKSGLVGSNKNAAYAGSKFGGIGLVQSFALEMVAHGVKVNAICPGNFYDGPLWSDPDRGLFVQYLNSGKVPGAKTVADVKEFYEAKVPMRRGAQGIDVLRAIFYIVEQEYETGQAVPVTGGQVMLS